tgaatgaatattttgaatttgaaatattttgaattatgatttttttgttaaaccAATTAATGAGACCAAGTTTTTAGATTCGGGTTTTTCAATATAGCATAATCAattcttgaaaccaattaatgaGAATTTGGTAGAAGCAAGTGCATCAACATAATATTTGTGGTGGAGAATAATGTTCTTGAAAAAGTCACGTGACctatccttttttttaaaaaaaaaaaaaataataaattttgtttgaccaatacaattaagacacgtgtaaaaaatattccatgtcatcaattttttggtcaaaatagtcaacggggaccaagaaatgcaaaagggggcaaacgtgggggaccaaaatcgcattTGAAACGtgaggggccaaaatcgcacaattataaaacgtggggggccaaaatcgcacatttgaaacgtgaggggccaaaatcgcacaattatgaaacgtggggggccaaaactgcaatttagccttagatttacaataTTTGAAACAAAGTAATAACATTTcaccctctttgtttttttcatttagtTATTCTATCTTTTGTTACATTCTTTACAAGATATTGAATGATttgaaaattatgaatttttggataatgaaattttagatgtaaacaaaatttcaatctaACTCGTAATAACCAACCCGTTTTACCCACCCGCCACCTGAACAAATCAAAGATGTGAATGATCGAAATTGAGtctaaattaaataattacgaTTTTACTATTTTCAGTCCGAACCCGACCAAAACCGTCCAGCCAAGTCTGATAGGCGCACTTCACTTTCGTTTgcaaccaaacaaacaaataatatttcaaggaaaatgttaaacagtgcccccaaGCACTAGTTAAAGGATATAAATATGGAAATTTCATCTCGTAAATTATGCATTCAATGCTTTAATAGgtaaaaagttattctctctcatcattaactttttcatttatttcttttttagtatgcttaactgtGGTGCGCGTGACACTATTTAACATACCCATATTTCAATACTTCTCCTTCCCACTCATAGTAAACGTTCTCAGACCCTTCATTGAACAAACTTTCTCCTTCCCACGCAGCCCAGTCACCGCGCCACTGCACCGCCACCGCCGGCGACAACCGCAGACACCACCGTTATATCCGACCGAGTGAActtctcctctctctctctctctctctgaaacAAAAGGGGTAAAACAGAACctagaaaaaggaaaaacaaattcaagGTTAGTTgctaattgctcaatattttttcttttctaatttttaatttcttattcTTAATTCATCGTTTATCTTCCAATTTGTGTAAATGCttcatacaaattaaaaattaaaatttgtggTACATCCTGTTAATGATGTATTTATGTTGCTGTTGATGCTTCATACTTTGGCATCAAATTGAAATTTGTAAATGTTTAATTGCTACTTTGTTGTGTAAATGTTAGTTTAATTTGCtaattatttcttaatttttaagcagaagaatttgcttcaaaaaaagcTAGAAGGGAGGTTTTTTTTCATGCATCTAGAAGATATTTTGatgatattaattaaaatatgacctttttttttttatgttagttacaTGGATAAATGACTACTTTTGAAGTTGTTGATgctatttacaatttaaatagatgatgttttttttttttaagaaaaaattgtattttttttattaggggtccattttttattatttgcccCGGGCCTCCAAAAAAATCAGGACCGGCACTGCGTGTTGGTGTCTGACACGGGCATGACAGTACATCGTTACGACACTTTCATTGACACTTGTTTTGGCTACATAATCACTTTTGTTTTCTCTAATTATTATTTGTGCTTGTGTCAAGTGTCTGTGTTAGTGATTCATAGATTATTCATAGTGATGTGTTAATAAGGAGTTAAGAGATCAGGAATGTGTTTGTGCTTGTGGACTGAAATCGGGTGTGGGTGgatgaataaataaatggatGCCCTTAATGTAAAGGTGTTAATTGATGCCACTGAATTGAAGGATTGAAAATCCCGAAGATTGCATTGTTTTTTTGTGTAGAGGGAGAGGTAGGATTGAATTAAAGATAataatatgttatattttaaatatttatttgataTGCATTTTTTCTGTAAGGTAAGTTGTGTTTTGGGTCACAAGTGTGTGTTTGAATTAGGATATGATATGCATTAACTAATATCTGCATTCCTAAATCCTACTGCTTGTTGATCTTTGCAATTTCATTTCTAACTGATTATTCCCTCATTCATCAGAAACTAAGCTCTTGAGCAGCTAAGATACATGGATAAAGAGGAAGCCCCACAAATCCCCAGAAGAACAACAAGGTCTTTATCTTCAACATCGACTTCAAATACTAAAACTGCATCAAAAGAAAACAACAGCCTTGAATCCCTAACAATCAATGACCTTTTGGTTGGAGGAGACCCTATTAGCCTAGATGATATCATTTCCAGTTTTCCCGGTAGAAGTACTCAGATTCATGAGATTGTGCGTCTTTTAGGACCTTTGAATTCGCCAATACTTCCTATGTTTGTGTATGGAGGTGCTTCTACTGGAAAAACCAGTATCATTCTTCAATTATTCAAACATCTCCAAAGGCCTCTTGTTTATTCTAGTTGTAGGACGTGTTATAACCAACGTATCTTGTTCGAGTCTGTTCTAAATCAGTTACTTCTCCATAGAAAAAATGCTGCCAATTGTTATACAAATGCAAAGCGTTGTGAAAGACCGTCCgattttatcaattttcttcgTGAAGCATTGACTAGTGTTATAGACAATCTGAAGGTGAAATCAGAAAAATCGATCtcagaaaagaatatacatggGGGAATGGGAAATATGATCTACTTGGTATTTGACAATTTTCATCTTGTTCGAGATTGGGACAAAAGCTCGACGATATTGCCCTTACTGTTTAATCTCCATGATATGCTAAAGATGCCTGAGGTTAGTCTGATTTTCATCAGCAGTACTTCACCAGATACCTTTTACTCTACTAACATGGGTTATGTGGAGCCTATCCCCATTTACTTTCCGGATTACACAGAAGGTGATATGCGTCAAATCTTATTGAGAAACCAAGCAAACCAGAAGTTGTATTCCTCATTTCTCGAGTAAGATATTTTTATCACTAATATCTGTGTCCATTTTAAGCTTTACACGATCCCATGTAGTGAAgacttttgtttcttttcatgCAGTGTAGCTCTGAGGCCTTTCTGCAGAATTACTAGGCAAGTTGGTGAGTTGTCTTCTGCATTAAAGCCACTATTTGAAAAATATTGCGAACCTTTAAGTGATAAGGGAAAGGGGGTTGTTCCTAATGAAGACATGAAGAGGAGGCTATTCAATCACATCAAGCCTCATATTGCTTCCTCTCTGAATGATGTATTTAAGGTTTTATCTCCTCCTTCAAGTGAAGCTGAATGTGGTAAAGAGACAAAGCTTAAGGGGAATCTGAAGAGATCGGAGGAAATCGGTGATCTTGATTTTCATATGTCGACCAGTGCAAAGTATCTTCTTATTTCAGCATTTCTTGCCTCCAGAAACCCTGCTACTCTTGATGCTTCACTTTTTGATTCCAAAGGTGGTTCTGATAATCGAAAGCGAAAGAGGAAGTAAGTATTGTgattcaaaacaatttttttctgtGCCCAAAAAACATTGTTCTGTATAATGTTTTGAGATTTCAGCGCTAGTTTACTACCTTCGTTATCTCTTTATTATTTAAGCGAAGCCTTTCTTGGCTTTTTATGCATTGAAGTTTCAACCATTGTCTGGGTGGATTTGTTATATTATTCATAGTTATTGATAAAAGTTTGGTATGAGCCCACAGTACATTCTTATTGAGCATTGCTCaattgttattgtttttgtctGAATATGCTGTTGAATGCACAGGGCCTCTGAGAAAGCGCTCGAAAAGAAGGAAATGTTAGAAGAGGAACTACTGATGAAAGGACCTGGAACTTTCCCAATGGAGAGATTGATAGCCATCTTTCAGTGTATTGTTTCTGTTGGAGAAGATCCATCtgatgaagaggaaaaaaaCAATGAAGAATTAGGAGCTCAATGTGGCAGCGGTTCACTGATGTCTGATGTTCTTTTGCAGCTATCCACTCTCTGCAATGCTAATTTTATTTTCAGAGGAAAGAGTTGTCCAATTGAAGGCTCTACTCGTTATCGATCAACTATATCTGAAGACCTGGCTTTAAAGGTAACATCTTTGTCTCACTCACTTAATAATCTCATAAAGTTCTTTGTTATATTATATCGAAATTCCATGCCCGCGCGCCTGTATAATGAAGAATAGTAATTTCAATATTGTTTAAGCAGGTTGCCAGGAGCCTAAAGTTCCCACTGTCAAAGTATCTGTACAGAAGTTAGTAATCTTTGACATTGACAGCTTCACAGAGCTTGGTTGTCAACTTTTATCTGATAGAACTATAACCAAGAGCTGTATACAACATTCACTGTGATCTACTGTTATTAACATGAAATAGCTGGAATAGTAAGCATGCTTGGAACTTAAGTCTAAGGTGGAATGGATAATTATGTTATGACCACGTTGGATGAATGGAATGTTTATTATCTAGGATTTGTTTTATTGCTTCTTGTCATCAATATTGCTCCCAAAAGTGTTTGTAATATTGTGGATTGCAGTAATAAAGATCCTGAAATCATGTTGCCCTTAGCTGATTAAATTTGTAATATGACACACTTTGTACTCTTGCCGAATTTCATATTAACACTGTTGATGTTCTAGAAGGAATATCCTAGGTTTGATGGAAGTTTAATGGTGGGAATAAACTATTCTTGCTGATATATCCTGCCGGTGCTGTGCCTTTTGAATGTTGAGTTGTAGACTTGcaaaattttaactttgttaTAATGTTATCTGACAAAAAACAATACCTTGTTAAAGATATTTATCTGTAGGAAAATTCTTGGATGAACTTATATCATGTGCATGAAGAACAATACCTTGTTAAAGAtatttatttgtaggaaaatTCTTTGATGCACTTATGTCATGTGCATGGCAATGGTAACCTCACTTGCATgtttaaaaccaaaattaaatggCAAAACATGGTAGATGTACAGACGTCGATGATATTTGTTAGATAGGTCTAAAAAATACAAGCAATCTAATTTCTATCTAGATATCATGATGTAAAGCTACTCAAGTAACATGTATTTTAAGCTTGATTGTGCTTATAGATCAAGTTTTACAGGTGGAAGGAAACTATGTCAATTTTCTGCGCAGAATAGATATTTGCAAAGGAGCAACATGTTTTTATAAAGTGAGTTTGGCTGTAAAATAAATAAGGTCTCCTAATATTGATTTGAAATGTATTGTAATTTCATCTCACTAAAATCTTAGTGTAGACATACCTTTTTGCTTACTTTACATGCAAACTCACttcagagttttttttatatataattttttttgttacaaaaggtGAGAAGTTAAAATAAAGGCCACGGTTTTTGGTGAAAACTTCCATGGTATCTGTTTTTCTACTTCAGAAGGTGTATAACTTTATGTGTTTGGTCATATGATCATTGTTTTTATATCTCTGTTGCTAAATATAAGCCACACCTTCCTTGACATCATCACACTCTTTAGTCAAGAATCTTCTCCCCAGTTGAAAAGATATTCCATACCAATGTGCCTATTATGTACAATGCAACAGAAACCTTAAACACATCATTCCAAGAACCTGCAATGAGAAAAATCACATATAAGTGAAAACCAAGATACAAGGTGCAAAGAAGTTGACTCCAAAATGAATGCAGAGAACATGCAGACCTCTTTGGAGTATGTATCCAGTTGCAGCTGTGCCAAAGACACCTGCAAGCACACCTGCGGTGTTCGATAGTCCCAGCAATACGCCCTGAAATTGAAACTCGTGAGTTTTTTTGATATAGACATATTGAAACTCGTGATCATTTTAGGAAGCAATAACTCACAGCATAGCGCGGTCCAATGTCTTGGTGATTGGAATAAAGACCAGATTGTGAGAACGCATCAGATCCCTGTAAAAATAAGATTATGGTTTGAATTAAGTGGCTGCATATGTTTAAATCATATGAAAATATGTTGTATCAGCACTAACGCTTCATAATCAGTAGAAAacttgtaaaccaaaaaaatgccATAATTTGAggaattaaaattttgaacaaGTTGAGGAATtaaaattaaggaaaaaaaatgttgatctAGCTCAAACCTGACTGCACGCCATGCACAATACTGCCATGGCAGGTGTTTTGACATGGCTtagttgtgtcaaaaaaaaggCAGGACCCAGAAACCCGATCGATTGCATGATCTGCCATATTATCCATAAATATTAAGAGCATGATCATTTTGGAGAGTGAAAAAGATGCCAAACATTTCCTTCTATACAACATTCCTTTAAGAACATCATCTGTATATAGCCCTTGATAATTCATGACAATATTTCAGTTACATGAGCAGGGATTATCATACCTTTCGAACAGCTGTTATGGAAACGCCTTTGCTAACTAACGTGTCAGCTATCCACCCTCCGATATTTGCAAAAATAGCCATGGTTAACCACGGAAGAACGCATAAGAGACCAGATTCGGTGAGGTTGAACTTCAGAACCTGAGATAATGATCCATTAGCTTGTTGTATCAAATTCTACAAGTTCTTTACAAAGATAAATCCAATCCAACAACTAAAGAAATTCAAGTAtactataaaaatttattttaaaaaggttAATAAGTCATAACCTGATTGTAATAAGTaggcatccatgttaatagaaTAAATGTCCCCCAATTGTGGCAGAAATGAGAGATTATAAGAGCCCAAACTGGTgcttttgataaaattagttTCCATGGAATGTCTGAAACTGGTGCTTTTGATACGCCGCCATCAAGAATGAGCCTTTTTTCCTCAGGCCTGAGATCCGGATCATCTTTTGGTGAGCTATATGCCTGGAAAGGAAATGAGTTTACTTGACAAGGAAGAATTAAGGAGTGTCCCTCCCATTGAAAATATCATGAGTGAAATTTCAGAAATATTGTGCAGCATAGCTCATTTCCTCTCATATTTAGTCAATGGACCATTGGTTCTTGAAAATAAGCTTTGCAGACTCCAGAATTTAAGTCAATAAATCGATATGGCTTCCCTGCAGTCAGGGATTCCTCGCTTTCATGTAGTCGGGGCATCAATGGTCATTTGATCAAGATCGGACGGTCCTGATTTAAGCTCAGTATTTTAAATTTAACATTAAAATTAAGATCTTCAATTTTTGACCATCCAATCTTGATCGAAATGCATGAATATGAGATCCCTAGACTGCAGGGAATCTGAATTCTAATAAACCATCAAAATTAAGTATAAATTGACTTACTTTTCTCAACCAAAAGGCAAACCAGATACTTCCAAGGGATCCAAATGAGTAAAACACGGATGGCCAGCCAAGGTTTTGGATTAGGAAAGGTGAGAATGCCAAACCTACCACAGAACCAAGGTACATGCCACTATATACCAGTGAAAGTGATCGGCTTCTCTCCGAAACTGGAATCCACTTGGACAGTATATTATTCATGGCAGGCATCGCTACACCCTGAAAACAAATAGTTAGCATTATTTGGTGTTAAGAGGACGTTTGAAAGAGCTTATTAGAAGATATCTCAAGGTACAGATACAAAATAGCGATGATATAATGTTAACTTGGTAGTTGGGGTGGAGAAATTAAGCATTGAAATGATAAAGACATTGAGAGTTCAATTCCACCCCCAACATAACTAACACTAATTCTACATAACAACATGCTGTTGggaagaaaatatataaaaatagcttatgatatGCCCTTTCAGCTTATTTTAGTAATCTCCTCAAGATAGCTTATGGAAACCACCAATGTAAAGCTCACCctccaaatatatattttgactaTGAAAACTACCACTGAGAACACAAATAGACTTTCAGCGTCCATATCCAAATGCAAATAGCTATTGAATTAAGTACTCATGACATAAGCTCTCATATGATATTAAATAAGAACTCAATTAAGATGTTTAGACATGCACTCCCCTAAATCATATGACTAAGGTTCGTGCATATACTCTACATGAACTTTGAACACGAGGccattaaaatgataaaatatctttgatttgattgaacttaattttttttggagaagCAGTCTTATCTACTCAAAAGTTCATAGCAAAACTGATAACTGCTGGTTTTGCATGACATAGAAAAGGTGAATATGTGACCATATGAACTAGTTACTGAAACCAGGTTGTATAACTAAAGAATGTACCAACCTCACCAATTCCCATAAAGGCGCGCATAACTAGCAAATAAGGGAGCCCAATTCTTGCAGCAATAGGTGTTAAAATTGTTGCCATTGACCACCATACAACGCCAAAACCTAGCACTACCTTCCCACCAAGTTTGTCTGCCCATATGCCACCAAGAATCTAAAACGCAAAATTCATAACAATGTTATGCAAGGTTCAACTAGCAGTGGTACTTTACTGCACAGTAGAAGATTGATATATGAAATCAATTTCTTGTTAGACTAATAACATGCTCTATGAAATGTGCATAAAAATCACACCTGAGTAAGTAGATAGCCCCAGAAAAAAGATGATTGAATTAAGCCAACTGTTGCACTGTTCCAGTTAAACTCTTGTGACATTGGAAGTATAGCTATGCTCATATTTACCTGTATATTACAATATACATGTATAACATAGGAAAAATGAACATTTATGATATACACTAGGTTATCAACGATATGCAAATTCTGAAACAGTCAACTATATTTTTACCTGCCTAAAATAATTCAAGGAGAAAGCATAGTAAGTGAAAATTTGAGGCATGTAAAAGATGTGCATATAAGGCCTTGTTTAGATAAATAGCTTAATTGagtgcttatagcataaacacttatcatataGTGTTTGTGTTATCTATAAGCTATTtcattaacaaataaaaaaaagtgaaatcgTTTTCATATAAAGGATAAGCTATTTTCATGAGCTATTATGGTGAGCTTATGGGaaaagctgaaaacaacttatggacttGTCGTAAGGCTGCTTCCATAAACTCTCCCAACCAGTCTCTAAATGACATGGTAATTTAAAACGAATATCGAAACAAAATACTCACACGGTCCATGTTGCATAGAAGAAACGCTGTAAAACATAGTAATACAATAAGCCAGCGCTTAGGAAGCTGCTTCCACCAAGGAGATAACGGTGCACCATTTCCTTCCGAAAGAACTTCTTCCCTTGTTCCTTCATCAGATACCACGGGATCCACCTTTGTTTCATCAATGTCATATTCCTCTGACCTGTAATGAACACAAGCTCTATTTACCTTACTAAGCTTTCTTACTCCTAGTCCATATACAGCTCTTTGTTCAATATTGCTTCTGCTTCTTGCAAAAGGATTGTTTGGAATTTGGCCACCACGTTGCACGCCAGAAATGCTCCCTCTTTGAAGTGATAGATCTTTTCTCAATTGATATACATTTCCTGCCAATATCAAGGAGTTACTAAAACCATATTTAGAAATGAGTGACTAAAATCGAGAATTAGTGGAAATAGGaagatcaaaactgcatttaagcatagtttaaaataggaaaatgctaaacagtgccctcgGAGCACTAGTTAAGTATATAAACAGGAAATTCTGTCTTGgaacttgtgcattcaatgcatagtgtaaaaaaaagtaatcttatcaatattaattttatcatttattttaatttttggtatgtttaacaagtgtccgggacactatttagcatgaccctttaaaaTATAAGATACACATAATGCAAACTTTGAGGGTTTCAAGAGgagtaaaacaaaattaatttatacaaCTCCTACCAGAATATCCATGCTTTTCTGAACAATCAACATTAATCTAATTAAAGTAAGTACAAAGAAAGTGAAAATGCATGCTTCTCATTTCAACCCATAATTTTATCAGAGTATCAATTCATATTCAATTAAGCAAATATTAGCACAAGAAATACCATTCCACAAgttgataatttttaatttttttaactatctACAACTCAATTCTGCactaaataaatttcaaaagcataaaaattagtaaagaaacaaaaaaagcaaaattaataCAAATTACAAGCAACAAACAAGTAGATAATTCAATTCTTCAAAAAATGCTTGCAGGCAtcaaaatatttgaataaagtaatggaaaaataaaataagttgagTGAATATTAATAGTGGTTAAGGAAGATGAACCTGAAGCAATGAAAGAAGTGAAGTTTCTGTTGGAAATTAAACCACTTATAGACATTGGTGCTATATATGTTTTTTGATAATAATGAAACTGAAGaactatataaaaatttatggcAATTTATCATCCATGGAATTCTCTTCTTTTGCTTATGCTTTCACTCTCAGGATAATAAGCAATAAGCAAAGTAGAGggaacatgtttttttttttctttgatacaCATTTTCTTGAATATAGaaattttttctctttattttcttgttcataataatcatttttcataatatattctttgggattttttggttaaaattaaaatgagaatTATAGTGGCATCATATTCTAGTGGCATCATAGCTAAAGAGAAAGGGGGGTTGAGAGTGTGACACGTGGCGTATCGTCATCGTCACAAACAGCAGTCATTGTACCAAAAAGAATGAAAGATTTAAGTTTAGTAGTTAgtctctaaaaaaatttatttattcattcatttttattttatttttgtttacattaTGTACTCATTTTTATAGTTTCTACTGTTAGGTCAATgtgtattttgaattatttttcgTAGATATGTTTtaaacattataaaaagttttttcaaataaatgacttcaaaatttaatttctaagtcataatttttgttacatttttcttgaattttttgtcatttaaaaaattcatatcatattaaaaaattataaattttagtaaataaactttatataatattttgaacATGTCTATAagaaatcattcaaaaatttaatAGTTTAATTATAATTAGGGTTAAATAAGTAACTGGTTCCtataattttttagaattttgtttttagtccctaaagatTTTTTTCGCACTTTTTGGTCCTAGAAGTATTTTATGTCATATTTTTTGTTCTACTTTTCATTAAACCCGTgcatatcattcgaaatttttttttaaaaaaaattacggtCATATTTAGTACATATATGAATCTCTTCTGTGaaagtttaattattttttaacattatatgaatctctcttgcaaaagattattatttttttaataagagatgaattaaatatgaattttttagttttttgcacatgaaaattcataaataattcatcttaggttaaaaaattctaaatttttatcggagattgttcttataatattataaacatgaatacaaaaaatcattcaaaaatatgaaagtatacaACAGTTTGATTAAAGTATGAACCAAAAGTTGtgatataaaatttttaaaaaaccaaaaagtgcaaaaaaaaaaaatctttaggcTGCCTTTTGTACCTATGATATATGAAAACGACACATTTAAACTCAAAATCTTAAAACATTAGATATATAAACCACCACTCTTATATATCTAACATTTATCTCATTAATAATGGATCCGAAAAATAAACACCCACACTTGAATACAACATGGCCCCAAGGTAAAAAAGAGTATttttgaaataagaaaaatagtGCACCAATTTAAGTTCTAAAAAGTTGAATAAGTGGTGGTACAAATAGCAATTCCAAAGTCAAAATTGAAACTAGCCCTAAGGTAAAGCCCATAAGCCATAACCCAACCCAAATTAAGagtgaattttcaatttttgattTTGATCGAAATCAAAATCccctttctttctctctctttgtttctttctctctcttgtaTTCTATTCTATCTATCCATTTTCTCTGTTCATCGCCGACAACCGCCAATTCCCTCCAATTCAAAGCAATTCCTTCCTTCTCCCTCTCTCTTCTCAGGTACTTCACGCTCAACcccttttccttcttctccttttCTCTCCCCCCAAAAACATAACGCATGAATTGTCTTGCTCCATTTCAATGTTTAtcattgtttatgtttttgCCCTTTCTTACTTGTCTTCACCTAACCTTGTTTTTATAGAATCATGGGTTGTCttcaaaatgtgtttttttttaatcttcttttgttgttgttgttgttgaattttgtttttgtttggtttgcTAGAAATGATGATATTAGCAAAAATGGTGGGTGCTAATagttaattattttgtaataggAATGATAAAATTTAACTTATTCTATACTCTTCAATGTCTGTTTGAAGGAAGGGGTTTAGTGTCATTGGTATCCTTAGTGTGATGAACTATGAAGCACATATACAAACACCAGATATGATACCGACACTGACATGTCgataccaataataatt
This genomic interval from Trifolium pratense cultivar HEN17-A07 linkage group LG6, ARS_RC_1.1, whole genome shotgun sequence contains the following:
- the LOC123888997 gene encoding ascorbate transporter, chloroplastic-like, translated to MSISGLISNRNFTSFIASGNVYQLRKDLSLQRGSISGVQRGGQIPNNPFARSRSNIEQRAVYGLGVRKLSKVNRACVHYRSEEYDIDETKVDPVVSDEGTREEVLSEGNGAPLSPWWKQLPKRWLIVLLCFTAFLLCNMDRVNMSIAILPMSQEFNWNSATVGLIQSSFFWGYLLTQILGGIWADKLGGKVVLGFGVVWWSMATILTPIAARIGLPYLLVMRAFMGIGEGVAMPAMNNILSKWIPVSERSRSLSLVYSGMYLGSVVGLAFSPFLIQNLGWPSVFYSFGSLGSIWFAFWLRKAYSSPKDDPDLRPEEKRLILDGGVSKAPVSDIPWKLILSKAPVWALIISHFCHNWGTFILLTWMPTYYNQVLKFNLTESGLLCVLPWLTMAIFANIGGWIADTLVSKGVSITAVRKIMQSIGFLGPAFFLTQLSHVKTPAMAVLCMACSQGSDAFSQSGLYSNHQDIGPRYAGVLLGLSNTAGVLAGVFGTAATGYILQRGSWNDVFKVSVALYIIGTLVWNIFSTGEKILD
- the LOC123888996 gene encoding origin of replication complex subunit 5-like; the protein is MDKEEAPQIPRRTTRSLSSTSTSNTKTASKENNSLESLTINDLLVGGDPISLDDIISSFPGRSTQIHEIVRLLGPLNSPILPMFVYGGASTGKTSIILQLFKHLQRPLVYSSCRTCYNQRILFESVLNQLLLHRKNAANCYTNAKRCERPSDFINFLREALTSVIDNLKVKSEKSISEKNIHGGMGNMIYLVFDNFHLVRDWDKSSTILPLLFNLHDMLKMPEVSLIFISSTSPDTFYSTNMGYVEPIPIYFPDYTEGDMRQILLRNQANQKLYSSFLDVALRPFCRITRQVGELSSALKPLFEKYCEPLSDKGKGVVPNEDMKRRLFNHIKPHIASSLNDVFKVLSPPSSEAECGKETKLKGNLKRSEEIGDLDFHMSTSAKYLLISAFLASRNPATLDASLFDSKGGSDNRKRKRKASEKALEKKEMLEEELLMKGPGTFPMERLIAIFQCIVSVGEDPSDEEEKNNEELGAQCGSGSLMSDVLLQLSTLCNANFIFRGKSCPIEGSTRYRSTISEDLALKVARSLKFPLSKYLYRS